In Neoarius graeffei isolate fNeoGra1 chromosome 17, fNeoGra1.pri, whole genome shotgun sequence, a single window of DNA contains:
- the si:ch73-14h1.2 gene encoding putative ferric-chelate reductase 1: protein MRLLFFALLGMCTMISVHAFSNGSIAAVCDSMTPTHGDFGSQNTTAPYRVRVDRSTCEPGEMIKVTLESVNGTEFKGFMLQARPSSTKTAVGYFMAGNDSLVRLHNCFNTEKSAISHSAANNQSCIEVTWVAPNTSAPANITFCATFVQQYEKFWIMVGSPPVLLSSHTGPPSSPTDPPSSPTDPPSSPTGPPSNSPALAVNCLMMPLCILIALRLFRASSLTLL from the exons atGCGTCTCTTGTTCTTTGCGCTGTTAGGGATGTGCACAATGATCTCTGTGCATGCCTTCTCGAATGGAAGTATAGCAGCAGTGTGTGACAGTATGACACCGACTCATGGTGACTTTGGGTCTCAGAACACCACAGCGCCATACAGAGTCAGAGTGGACCGCAGTACATGCGAACCTGGAGAGATGATCAAAG TGACTTTGGAGTCAGTAAACGGCACAGAATTCAAGGGCTTCATGCTGCAAGCTCGGCCATCGTCAACCAAGACCGCTGTGGGTTATTTCATGGCGGGAAACGACAGTCTGGTCCGACTGCACAACTGTTTCAACACTGAA aagtcagccatcagccactcTGCAGCGAATAATCAAAGCTGCATTGAGGTCACGTGGGTCGCGCCGAATACATCTGCTCCGGCAAATATTACATTCTG cgcaacctttgtgcagcaatacgaGAAGTTCTGGATCATGGTGGGCAGCCCCCCTGTCCTGCTGTCCAGCCACACTGGCCCGCCGTCCAGCCCCACTGACCCGCCGTCCAGCCCCACTGACCCGCCGTCCAGCCCCACTGGCCCGCCATCTAACAGTCCTGCCTTAGCTGTGAACTGCCTG ATGATGCCTCTCTGCATCCTGATTGCACTCAGACTCTTCAGAGCTTCATCTTTAACGCTACTCTGA